From a region of the Sesamum indicum cultivar Zhongzhi No. 13 linkage group LG3, S_indicum_v1.0, whole genome shotgun sequence genome:
- the LOC105158372 gene encoding PTI1-like tyrosine-protein kinase At3g15890, with amino-acid sequence MGFRSLFCCVKGSDRKNQGKKEATWRIFSLKELQLATNNFNYDNKLGEGGFGSVYWGQLWDGSQIAVKRLKSWSNKAEMEFSIEVEILARVRHKNLLTLRGYCAEGQERLIVYDYMTNLSLLSHLHGQHSAECHLDWTRRMNIAIGAAEGIAYLHHYATPHIIHRDIKASNVLLDSDFKAQVADFGFAKFIPDGATHVTTRVKGTLGYLAPEYAMLGKASESCDVYSFGILLLELASGKKPLEKLSSTMKRTITDWALPLACERKFNELADPRLDGKYIEEELKRVIFVGLICACNRPEKRPTILEVVDLLKGDREKFAAVESDEMFKSTLVADSGENGRSELISDEKEKKQEIGSD; translated from the exons ATGGGTTTTCGCTCGTTGTTTTGTTGTGTAAAGGGTTCAGATCG GAAAAACCAAGGGAAAAAGGAGGCAACATGGAGGATCTTTTCCCTGAAGGAGTTGCAATTGGCTACGAATAATTTTAACTACGATAACAAGCTTGGAGAAGGTGGATTTGGCAGTGTCTATTGGGGTCAGCTCTGGGATGGTTCTCAA ATAGCTGTAAAAAGGTTGAAGTCATGGAGTAACAAAGCGGAGATGGAGTTTTCCATTGAAGTCGAGATACTTGCTCGAGTACgacacaagaatttgcttACTCTACGTGGCTATTGCGCAGAAGGGCAAGAACGTTTGATTGTATACGACTACATGACCAATCTGAGCTTACTATCTCATCTTCACGGGCAGCATTCTGCTGAATGCCATCTCGACTGGACCAGGCGGATGAACATTGCTATTGGGGCTGCCGAGGGCATCGC CTATCTACACCACTATGCAACCCCACACATAATCCATAGAGACATTAAAGCTAGCAACGTATTGCTAGACAGTGATTTCAAAGCCCAAGTTGCCGATTTTGgatttgcaaaatttataccTGATGGTGCAACGCATGTAACCACGAGAGTAAAGGGTACACTCGGCTATCTTGCTCCTGAATATGCAATGTTGGGAAAGGCATCAGAGAGCTGTGATGTCTATAGTTTCGGCATTCTTTTGCTTGAGCTTGCTAGCGGCAAGAAGCCTCTAGAGAAGCTCAGTTCGACAATGAAGCGTACCATCACCGACTGGGCCCTGCCTTTGGCTTGTGAAAGAAAGTTCAACGAACTTGCAGATCCAAGGTTAGATGGGAAGTACATCGAAGAAGAGTTGAAAAGGGTCATCTTTGTTGGACTAATCTGTGCCTGTAATCGGCCCGAGAAAAGACCAACAATACTTGAAGTGGTTGATCTGCTGAAAGGAGACAGAGAGAAGTTTGCTGCTGTAGAGAGTGATGAAATGTTCAAGAGCACTCTGGTTGCAGATTCTGGTGAAAACGGCAGATCCGAACTTATCTCAGatgagaaggaaaagaaacaagaaataggAAGTGACTGA